Proteins encoded by one window of Oscillatoria salina IIICB1:
- a CDS encoding type IV pilin-like G/H family protein, whose product MKSDLKLKYLQLLNKKKANAGFTLIELLVVIIIIGILAAIALPNFLNQSNKAKESEAKQNVATVNKQQGIRYAGEDGSFATSYDELATGSLTGDTGTTTTKNYNYNMEPDDTDGTLVITTANALGEWRSYEGGVEAYTNKSNNAVTGSIICQSDVPGLVGGFASLNYIKSNATTNQPPSCQNASKALGS is encoded by the coding sequence ATGAAGAGCGACCTGAAATTAAAATACCTCCAACTCCTCAACAAGAAAAAAGCAAATGCAGGTTTTACCCTGATTGAGCTATTGGTTGTAATCATCATTATCGGTATTTTGGCTGCTATTGCTTTACCTAACTTCCTCAACCAAAGTAACAAAGCCAAAGAGTCAGAAGCGAAACAAAACGTCGCTACAGTTAACAAACAACAAGGCATCAGATATGCTGGTGAAGATGGAAGCTTTGCTACTAGCTATGACGAGTTAGCTACTGGTAGTCTTACTGGTGACACTGGTACAACAACAACTAAGAATTATAACTACAATATGGAGCCTGATGACACTGATGGCACCCTAGTCATTACAACTGCAAATGCACTAGGAGAATGGCGTAGTTATGAAGGTGGCGTAGAAGCCTATACCAACAAATCGAATAATGCTGTTACTGGTTCGATTATTTGTCAATCAGATGTACCTGGATTAGTTGGTGGTTTTGCTTCATTAAATTATATCAAATCCAACGCGACCACCAATCAGCCACCTAGTTGTCAGAATGCTAGTAAAGCTTTAGGAAGTTAA